A region from the Muribaculum gordoncarteri genome encodes:
- the rpsJ gene encoding 30S ribosomal protein S10, whose translation MSQKIRIKLKSYDHNLLDKSAEKIVKTVKATGAVISGPIPLPTHKRIFTVNRSTFVNKKSREQFQLSSFKRLIDIYNSTAKTVDALMKLELPSGVQVEVKV comes from the coding sequence ATGAGCCAAAAAATCAGAATCAAATTAAAATCTTACGACCACAACTTGCTCGACAAGTCGGCTGAAAAGATTGTAAAGACTGTAAAGGCAACCGGTGCGGTGATAAGCGGTCCTATACCTCTGCCCACCCACAAGCGCATCTTCACTGTAAACCGCTCGACTTTTGTAAACAAGAAGTCACGCGAGCAGTTCCAGCTGTCATCATTCAAGCGCCTCATCGACATCTACAACTCAACAGCCAAGACTGTTGACGCGTTGATGAAGCTTGAACTCCCCAGCGGCGTACAAGTTGAGGTAAAGGTCTAA
- the rplW gene encoding 50S ribosomal protein L23, producing the protein MEFEITPIVTEKATMLTEKLNRYTFRVSPEANKFQIQDLVEKLYGVHVVKVNTMIVRGKNKARYTRSGLIKGKTSDYKKAIITLADGETIDFYSNI; encoded by the coding sequence ATGGAATTTGAAATAACACCTATCGTTACCGAAAAAGCGACTATGCTTACCGAAAAGCTTAATCGCTACACTTTCCGTGTTTCCCCCGAGGCCAACAAGTTCCAGATCCAGGACTTGGTAGAGAAGCTCTACGGCGTACACGTTGTTAAGGTTAACACGATGATAGTACGAGGAAAGAATAAGGCCCGCTACACCCGCAGCGGCCTTATCAAGGGTAAAACATCGGACTACAAGAAAGCCATCATCACGCTTGCTGATGGTGAAACTATTGACTTTTATAGCAATATATAA
- the rplV gene encoding 50S ribosomal protein L22 — protein MGVRKRQSAELRKEAQKTQAFAKLLNIPSSPRKMRLVADMVRGQEVFRALGILKFSNKEAAARVEKLLRSAIANWEAKNERKAENGELYISTIFVDPAPMLKRLRPAPQGRGYRIRKRANHVTLFVDTIDNNAKTKA, from the coding sequence ATGGGTGTAAGAAAAAGACAATCAGCTGAATTAAGGAAGGAAGCCCAGAAGACGCAGGCATTTGCCAAGCTTCTCAACATCCCTTCTTCGCCTCGCAAGATGCGCCTCGTCGCTGACATGGTGCGTGGTCAGGAAGTGTTCCGTGCATTGGGTATCCTTAAATTCTCAAATAAAGAAGCTGCAGCACGAGTAGAAAAGCTGCTCCGCTCAGCAATAGCCAACTGGGAGGCAAAGAACGAAAGAAAGGCCGAAAACGGCGAATTGTACATCAGCACAATCTTCGTTGATCCCGCTCCGATGTTGAAGCGCCTCCGTCCGGCTCCTCAAGGCCGTGGCTACAGAATTCGCAAGCGTGCCAATCACGTGACATTGTTTGTAGACACAATAGATAATAACGCTAAAACTAAGGCATAA
- the rpsG gene encoding 30S ribosomal protein S7, with protein sequence MRKAKPKKRVILPDPVFNDVRVSKFVNHLMYDGKKNTSYTIFYSALETVKSKMPNEEKTALEIWKKALENITPQVEVKSRRVGGATFQVPTEIRPDRKESISMKNLILYARKRGGKTMADKLAAEIVDAYNEQGGAYKRKEDMHKMAEANRAFAHFRF encoded by the coding sequence ATGAGAAAAGCAAAACCCAAAAAGCGGGTTATCCTGCCGGATCCCGTTTTCAATGATGTGAGAGTATCAAAGTTCGTTAACCACTTGATGTATGACGGCAAGAAGAATACCTCTTACACAATATTTTATTCGGCTCTTGAAACTGTGAAGTCGAAGATGCCCAACGAAGAGAAGACCGCCCTCGAAATATGGAAGAAGGCTCTCGAAAACATCACTCCCCAGGTGGAGGTGAAGTCGCGTCGTGTAGGTGGTGCAACATTCCAGGTTCCTACTGAAATCCGCCCCGACCGTAAAGAGTCAATATCTATGAAGAACCTCATTCTTTACGCACGCAAGCGCGGTGGAAAGACCATGGCCGACAAGCTTGCAGCTGAAATCGTAGACGCATACAACGAACAAGGAGGTGCTTACAAGCGCAAAGAGGATATGCACAAGATGGCTGAGGCCAACCGCGCATTCGCACACTTCCGATTCTAA
- the fusA gene encoding elongation factor G, with translation MAKIDDNLKYTRNIGIMAHIDAGKTTTSERILFYTGLTHKIGEVHDGAATMDWMEQEQERGITITSAATTTFWKYDGDKYKINLIDTPGHVDFTVEVERSLRVLDGAVATFCAVGGVEPQSETVWRQADKYNVPRIGYVNKMDRSGANFFEVVRQLKEVLGANPAPIQIPIGAEETFKGVVDLITMKAIYWHDESMGADYSVEEIPANLRDEAEEWRDKMLEKIAEFDDDLMAKYFDDPSTITEEEIRKALRAATLSMSVVPMICGSSFKNKGVQCLLDAVCAYLPCPTDAGAVEGHAVGNSDEILTREPSSEAPMCALAFKIATDPYVGRLCFFRVYSGNIEAGSYVLNSRSGKKERVSRLFQMHSNKQNPKEMIECGDIGAGVGFKDIRTGDTLCAEDAPIVLEAMEFPDPVIGIAVEPKTQKDLDKLGVGLQKLAEEDPTFRVETNEETGQTVISGMGELHLDIIIDRLRREFKVECNQGRPQVTYKEAITKPVELREVFKKQTGGRGKFADIIVRVEPVDEGFEGNLQFIDEVKGGNIPKEFIPSIQKGFQAAMKNGVLAGYPVEQLKVTVIDGSFHPVDSDQLSFELCAIQAFKKASEKAGPVLMEPIMKIEVVTPEESMGDVIGDLNKRRGQVEGMETSRSGARVVKAKAPLAEMFGYVTALRTITSGRATSTMSFSHYAEVSSSIAKNVLTECQGRVDLLK, from the coding sequence ATGGCAAAAATAGACGATAACTTAAAATATACCCGTAATATCGGTATTATGGCTCACATCGACGCCGGTAAGACTACCACGTCGGAGCGCATCCTCTTCTACACCGGTTTGACCCACAAGATTGGTGAGGTTCATGACGGTGCTGCAACAATGGACTGGATGGAGCAGGAGCAGGAACGCGGTATTACAATTACTTCAGCCGCCACTACCACATTCTGGAAGTATGACGGTGACAAGTACAAAATCAACCTCATTGACACTCCGGGACACGTTGACTTCACTGTCGAGGTAGAGCGTTCGCTCCGCGTGCTTGACGGTGCCGTTGCCACTTTCTGCGCTGTAGGCGGTGTTGAGCCTCAGTCGGAAACCGTATGGCGTCAGGCCGACAAGTACAATGTACCCCGTATCGGTTATGTCAACAAGATGGACCGCTCGGGTGCCAACTTCTTCGAGGTTGTTCGTCAGCTCAAGGAAGTGCTCGGAGCAAATCCCGCTCCCATCCAGATTCCTATCGGTGCTGAGGAAACCTTCAAGGGCGTTGTCGACCTGATCACAATGAAGGCCATCTACTGGCACGACGAGTCAATGGGTGCCGACTACTCAGTAGAGGAAATCCCCGCCAACCTCCGCGACGAGGCCGAGGAGTGGCGCGACAAGATGCTTGAGAAGATCGCCGAATTTGACGATGACCTCATGGCAAAATATTTCGACGACCCCAGCACAATCACCGAAGAGGAGATTCGCAAGGCTCTCCGCGCAGCCACTCTTTCGATGTCGGTTGTTCCGATGATTTGCGGTAGCTCGTTCAAGAACAAGGGCGTTCAGTGCCTGCTCGATGCAGTCTGCGCATATCTTCCCTGTCCTACCGATGCCGGTGCAGTTGAAGGTCACGCAGTAGGCAACTCTGATGAGATACTCACCCGCGAGCCCTCAAGCGAAGCTCCCATGTGTGCTCTTGCGTTCAAGATTGCAACCGACCCCTATGTAGGCCGTCTTTGCTTCTTCCGCGTTTACTCGGGTAACATCGAGGCAGGAAGCTACGTTCTCAACAGCCGTTCGGGCAAGAAGGAGCGTGTTTCGCGTCTGTTCCAGATGCACTCCAACAAGCAGAACCCCAAGGAGATGATCGAGTGCGGCGATATAGGTGCCGGAGTAGGATTCAAGGATATCCGCACAGGTGACACCCTTTGCGCCGAGGATGCTCCCATCGTGCTTGAGGCTATGGAGTTCCCCGATCCCGTAATCGGTATCGCAGTAGAGCCCAAGACTCAGAAGGACCTCGACAAGCTCGGAGTAGGCTTGCAGAAGCTTGCTGAAGAAGACCCCACCTTCCGTGTTGAAACCAACGAAGAAACCGGACAGACCGTTATCTCAGGTATGGGTGAGCTTCACCTCGACATCATCATCGACCGTCTTCGTCGTGAGTTCAAGGTAGAGTGCAACCAGGGTCGTCCCCAGGTTACCTACAAGGAAGCAATCACCAAGCCCGTTGAGCTTCGCGAAGTATTCAAGAAGCAGACCGGTGGTCGTGGTAAGTTTGCCGACATCATCGTACGCGTAGAGCCCGTTGACGAAGGCTTCGAGGGCAACCTCCAGTTCATCGACGAGGTTAAGGGCGGTAACATTCCCAAGGAATTCATCCCCTCAATCCAGAAGGGCTTCCAGGCTGCAATGAAGAACGGTGTTCTCGCCGGCTATCCCGTAGAGCAGCTCAAGGTTACCGTAATCGACGGTTCGTTCCACCCGGTTGACTCTGACCAGTTGTCATTTGAGCTTTGTGCCATCCAGGCCTTCAAGAAGGCTTCGGAAAAGGCCGGTCCCGTGCTCATGGAGCCCATCATGAAGATCGAGGTAGTAACCCCCGAAGAGAGCATGGGTGATGTGATCGGTGACTTGAACAAGCGTCGCGGTCAGGTAGAGGGTATGGAAACCAGCCGCAGCGGTGCCCGTGTCGTAAAGGCCAAGGCTCCTCTCGCCGAAATGTTTGGTTACGTAACCGCATTGCGTACAATCACCTCAGGCCGTGCCACCAGCACAATGTCGTTCTCGCACTACGCTGAAGTAAGCAGCTCAATCGCCAAGAACGTACTCACTGAATGCCAGGGCCGTGTAGACTTATTGAAATAA
- the rplD gene encoding 50S ribosomal protein L4, translated as MELAIYNVKGEDTGRKAQLNDEVFAIEANEHAVYLDVKQYLANQRQGTHKSKERSEVSGSTRKLHKQKGGGGSRIGDINSPVLVGGGRVFGPRPRDYRFKLNKKLKALARRSALTYKAQDNQIIVVEDFNFEAPKTKEFVNFTKNLQLADKKVLLVLKDQNKNVYLSARNVPGAQIITASDVNTYSLLNNKAIILTEGSLEVINNL; from the coding sequence ATGGAACTCGCAATATATAATGTAAAAGGAGAAGACACCGGTCGCAAGGCACAGCTCAACGACGAGGTGTTTGCCATCGAAGCTAACGAGCATGCCGTTTATCTCGATGTAAAGCAGTATCTTGCCAACCAGCGTCAGGGCACACATAAGTCCAAGGAAAGAAGCGAAGTGTCAGGCTCAACCCGTAAGCTTCACAAGCAGAAGGGTGGCGGCGGCAGCCGTATCGGTGACATCAACTCACCCGTGCTCGTAGGTGGTGGCCGCGTGTTCGGTCCCCGTCCCCGCGACTATCGCTTCAAGCTCAACAAGAAGCTCAAGGCGCTCGCCCGTCGCTCAGCTTTGACCTATAAGGCTCAGGACAATCAGATAATCGTAGTGGAGGACTTCAACTTTGAAGCACCCAAAACTAAAGAATTTGTAAATTTTACTAAAAATCTACAACTCGCTGATAAAAAAGTACTTTTGGTTTTAAAAGACCAAAATAAAAACGTATATTTGTCGGCTCGAAATGTGCCCGGAGCGCAAATTATAACTGCTTCAGATGTAAACACTTATAGTTTGCTCAACAACAAAGCTATCATCCTTACCGAAGGTAGTCTTGAGGTAATTAACAATCTTTAA
- the rpsC gene encoding 30S ribosomal protein S3 — translation MGQKVNPISNRLGVIRGWDSNWFGGKKYGDNLLEDSKLRKYLEVRLAKSSVSRIVIERTLKLITITICTSRPGLIIGKGGQDVDKLKKELMKITDKDVQINIFEVKRPELDAQIVAANIARQIEGKIAYRRAVKMAVAATMRSGAEGIKVQVSGRLNGAEMARSEMFKEGRTPLHTLRADIDYALVEAHTKVGVIGVKVWICRGEVYGKRELAPSFTNTGKESRGGNNGAPRRGFRKPKNNR, via the coding sequence ATGGGACAGAAAGTAAATCCAATAAGCAACCGCTTGGGTGTCATCCGTGGTTGGGACTCTAACTGGTTTGGTGGCAAGAAGTACGGTGACAATCTGCTCGAGGATTCAAAGTTACGCAAGTACCTTGAAGTCCGTTTAGCCAAGTCAAGCGTTTCACGCATCGTAATCGAGCGCACACTCAAGCTCATCACAATCACAATCTGCACCTCACGCCCCGGACTCATCATCGGTAAGGGCGGACAGGATGTCGACAAGCTGAAGAAAGAGCTCATGAAGATCACCGACAAGGATGTTCAGATCAACATCTTCGAGGTAAAGCGTCCCGAACTCGATGCTCAGATCGTAGCAGCCAACATCGCTCGCCAGATCGAAGGCAAAATCGCCTACCGTCGTGCAGTGAAGATGGCAGTCGCAGCTACAATGCGCAGCGGTGCCGAAGGCATCAAGGTTCAGGTCAGCGGCCGTCTTAACGGTGCTGAAATGGCGCGCAGCGAGATGTTCAAGGAAGGTCGTACACCGCTTCACACACTCCGTGCCGACATCGACTACGCTCTCGTTGAAGCTCACACCAAGGTGGGAGTTATCGGAGTAAAGGTGTGGATTTGCCGCGGTGAGGTTTACGGCAAGCGTGAGCTCGCTCCCTCATTCACCAACACCGGCAAGGAAAGCCGTGGCGGTAACAATGGCGCACCTCGTCGTGGTTTCCGCAAACCTAAAAACAACCGTTAA
- the rpsL gene encoding 30S ribosomal protein S12, protein MPTIQQLVRKGRVALEDKSKSPALDSCPQRRGVCVRVYTTTPKKPNSAMRKVARVRLTNGKEVNSYIPGEGHNLQEHSIVLVRGGRVKDLPGVRYHIVRGTLDTSGVKDRTQRRSKYGAKRPKPGAAPAAKGKK, encoded by the coding sequence ATGCCTACAATTCAGCAATTAGTAAGAAAAGGTCGTGTAGCTCTTGAGGATAAGAGTAAGTCGCCTGCGCTTGACAGCTGTCCCCAGCGTCGTGGCGTATGCGTTCGTGTTTACACAACCACTCCCAAGAAGCCTAACTCAGCTATGCGTAAGGTAGCTCGTGTAAGATTGACTAACGGTAAGGAGGTTAACTCCTACATCCCCGGTGAAGGTCACAACCTTCAGGAACACTCGATCGTTCTCGTTCGCGGTGGCCGTGTTAAGGACCTCCCCGGTGTACGTTATCACATCGTTCGCGGAACACTTGACACAAGCGGTGTAAAGGATCGCACACAGCGTCGCTCAAAGTATGGAGCAAAGCGTCCGAAACCGGGAGCAGCACCCGCAGCAAAGGGCAAGAAGTAA
- the rplB gene encoding 50S ribosomal protein L2: MAVRKFKPTTPGQRHKVIGVFKGTITARTPEKSLTVGRKASGGRNSEGHLTTRYLGGGHKRKYRIIDFKRTKDGVPAVVKSIEYDPNRSARIALLYYVDGAKAYIIAPNGLKVGDKVVSGPDAAPEVGNALPLSKIPVGTVIHNIELRPGQGAFMVRSAGTFAQLTSREGDYAIIKLPSGETRKILAACKATIGVVGNSEHSLEQSGKAGRSRWLGRRPRNRGVVMNPVDHPMGGGEGRASGGHPRSRKGLYSKGLKTRAPKKHSSKYIIERRKK, translated from the coding sequence ATGGCAGTAAGAAAATTCAAGCCCACTACACCGGGGCAAAGACACAAGGTTATTGGCGTATTTAAAGGTACGATAACTGCCCGTACGCCAGAGAAATCTCTTACAGTCGGTAGAAAGGCTTCAGGAGGTCGTAACTCCGAAGGCCACCTAACCACCCGTTACCTTGGTGGTGGCCACAAGCGCAAATACCGTATCATAGACTTTAAGAGAACAAAAGACGGTGTACCCGCAGTGGTGAAGTCGATCGAATACGATCCCAACCGTTCGGCTCGTATCGCTCTTCTTTACTATGTTGACGGAGCAAAAGCTTACATAATTGCACCCAACGGCTTAAAGGTTGGCGACAAGGTGGTAAGTGGACCCGACGCAGCTCCCGAGGTAGGCAACGCTCTTCCCTTGAGCAAGATACCCGTAGGTACTGTTATCCACAACATCGAATTGCGCCCCGGCCAGGGAGCCTTCATGGTTCGCTCAGCCGGTACTTTCGCACAGTTGACTTCGCGAGAAGGGGATTACGCAATTATCAAATTACCTTCAGGTGAGACACGTAAGATACTTGCCGCATGCAAGGCTACCATCGGCGTTGTAGGCAACAGCGAGCACTCACTCGAGCAGTCGGGCAAGGCCGGACGCTCACGCTGGCTCGGCCGTCGTCCCCGCAACCGTGGTGTTGTAATGAACCCTGTCGATCACCCCATGGGTGGTGGTGAAGGCCGCGCCTCAGGAGGACATCCTCGCTCACGCAAGGGTCTTTACTCTAAGGGTCTTAAGACACGTGCACCGAAGAAGCATTCTTCAAAGTACATTATTGAAAGAAGAAAAAAGTAA
- the rpsS gene encoding 30S ribosomal protein S19 gives MSRSLKKGPYISVKLEKKVQAMEESGKKSVIKTWSRASMISPEFVGHTFAVHNGNKFIPVYVTENMVGHKLGEFAPTRNFRGHGGNKKK, from the coding sequence ATGAGTCGTTCATTAAAAAAAGGCCCATATATCAGCGTAAAGCTGGAGAAGAAGGTCCAAGCAATGGAGGAAAGCGGCAAGAAGTCGGTCATCAAGACCTGGAGCCGCGCTTCAATGATTTCTCCTGAATTTGTTGGACATACTTTTGCAGTGCACAATGGTAATAAATTTATTCCCGTATATGTCACCGAAAACATGGTAGGACACAAGCTCGGCGAGTTTGCACCCACCCGCAATTTCCGTGGACACGGCGGTAATAAGAAGAAATAA
- the rplC gene encoding 50S ribosomal protein L3 — MPGLLGKKIGMTSVFSADGKNVPCTVIEVGPCVVTQVKTVENDGYAALQLGFEDKKDKHTTRPEAGHFKKAGVTPKRHLAEFKGFEGEYNLGDTIGVDFFNENDFVDIAGTSKGKGYQGVVKRHGFGGVGQATHGQHNRLRKPGSIGACSYPAKVFKGMRMAGQLGNERVTVQNLQVLKVIADHNLLLIKGSIPGSKGSIVLIEK; from the coding sequence ATGCCAGGATTATTAGGAAAGAAAATCGGAATGACATCCGTTTTCAGTGCCGACGGTAAGAATGTACCGTGCACTGTTATCGAAGTAGGTCCTTGTGTAGTTACTCAGGTTAAGACAGTCGAGAACGACGGCTATGCAGCCCTTCAGCTCGGATTCGAGGACAAGAAGGACAAGCACACCACCCGTCCCGAGGCAGGTCACTTCAAGAAAGCCGGAGTAACCCCCAAGCGCCACTTGGCCGAGTTCAAAGGATTTGAAGGTGAGTACAACCTTGGTGACACCATTGGCGTTGACTTCTTCAACGAAAACGACTTTGTCGACATTGCAGGCACTTCAAAAGGTAAGGGCTATCAGGGTGTCGTAAAGCGTCACGGCTTCGGCGGTGTGGGTCAGGCTACCCACGGTCAGCACAATCGTCTTCGCAAGCCCGGTTCAATCGGAGCCTGCTCTTACCCCGCAAAGGTGTTCAAGGGCATGCGTATGGCCGGTCAGCTTGGTAACGAGCGCGTAACCGTTCAGAACCTTCAGGTTCTTAAGGTGATCGCCGACCACAATCTATTGTTGATAAAGGGTTCAATCCCTGGAAGTAAAGGTTCAATCGTATTAATTGAGAAATAA
- the rplP gene encoding 50S ribosomal protein L16, with product MLQPKKTKFRRQQKGRMKGNAQRGNQLAFGSFGIKTLESKWITGRQIEAARIAVTRYMQRQGQVWIRIFPDKPITKKPAEVRMGKGKGNPEGFVAPVTPGRILIELEGVPFDVAKEALRLAAQKLPVTTKFIVRRDYDPTQNV from the coding sequence ATGTTACAACCAAAGAAAACTAAATTCCGCCGTCAACAGAAAGGCCGCATGAAAGGCAACGCTCAGCGTGGCAATCAGCTCGCCTTCGGTTCGTTCGGCATTAAGACTTTGGAATCAAAGTGGATCACCGGTCGTCAGATTGAGGCCGCGCGTATTGCTGTGACACGTTACATGCAACGTCAAGGTCAAGTGTGGATCCGCATATTCCCAGATAAGCCCATTACCAAGAAACCCGCCGAAGTGCGTATGGGTAAAGGTAAAGGTAACCCCGAAGGATTCGTTGCGCCTGTTACCCCGGGCCGCATCCTTATCGAGCTCGAAGGAGTTCCCTTCGATGTAGCAAAGGAAGCACTCCGCCTTGCAGCTCAGAAGCTCCCCGTGACCACCAAGTTTATCGTGCGTCGCGATTATGACCCAACTCAAAATGTGTAA